The Pseudomonas orientalis genome contains a region encoding:
- the tal gene encoding transaldolase, with protein MTSKLEQLKQFTTVVCDTGDLEAISRLRPVDATTNPSLLLKASAIAHYGDILRSALDLSKGDLGLACDQFSVAVGCGILKVIPGRISTEVDARLSFDEDALWAKANQLIALYDQAGVGRDRVLIKLASTWEGIRTAERLEKAGIQTNLTLLFSFAQAQACADAGVFLISPFVGRIYDWYRKHTGLDYTGADDPGVQSVTRIYNYYKANRIDTVVMGASFRTLSQIEQLAGCDRLTISPELLQKLDEDTGPLQRKLAPGAAGEARQSLTEAQFRWASNEDAMATEKLAEGIRQFARDQEKLEAVLAAL; from the coding sequence ATGACGTCCAAACTCGAACAACTCAAGCAATTCACCACCGTGGTCTGCGACACCGGCGACCTGGAAGCCATCAGCCGTCTGCGACCGGTGGACGCCACCACCAACCCTTCTCTGCTGCTCAAGGCTTCGGCCATCGCGCATTACGGCGATATCCTGCGTAGCGCGCTCGACCTGTCCAAAGGCGATCTGGGCCTGGCCTGCGATCAGTTTTCCGTGGCGGTGGGCTGCGGCATTCTCAAGGTAATTCCGGGACGCATCTCCACCGAAGTCGACGCACGTTTGTCCTTCGATGAAGACGCGCTGTGGGCCAAAGCCAATCAACTGATCGCCCTTTATGACCAGGCCGGCGTCGGGCGCGACCGCGTGCTGATCAAACTCGCGTCCACCTGGGAAGGTATCCGCACCGCCGAACGCCTGGAAAAAGCCGGCATCCAGACCAACCTGACCCTGCTGTTCTCGTTCGCCCAGGCCCAGGCCTGCGCCGATGCCGGTGTGTTTCTGATTTCACCGTTCGTGGGCCGCATCTACGACTGGTACCGCAAGCACACCGGCCTGGACTACACCGGCGCGGACGACCCGGGCGTGCAGTCGGTGACGCGGATCTACAACTACTACAAGGCCAACAGGATCGACACCGTGGTGATGGGCGCAAGCTTTCGCACGCTCAGCCAGATCGAGCAATTGGCCGGTTGCGATCGCCTGACCATCAGCCCCGAACTGCTGCAAAAGCTGGATGAGGACACCGGCCCACTGCAACGCAAGCTGGCGCCAGGCGCCGCAGGTGAAGCGCGCCAGTCATTGACTGAAGCGCAATTTCGCTGGGCCTCCAATGAGGATGCGATGGCCACCGAAAAGCTGGCCGAAGGGATTCGCCAGTTTGCCAGGGATCAGGAGAAGCTGGAGGCGGTACTGGCTGCGCTGTGA
- a CDS encoding DUF6124 family protein, protein MSKIVPDPPYPVFVAHEDLSFEDAIANISSLLRCAATTATETAEGLKGTRRDMACSTAHLIDMARTLADRALDCLQPGPASNP, encoded by the coding sequence ATGAGCAAAATCGTCCCCGATCCACCCTATCCCGTTTTTGTTGCCCACGAAGACCTGAGTTTCGAAGACGCCATCGCCAACATTTCCTCGCTGCTACGCTGCGCCGCCACCACGGCCACCGAAACCGCCGAAGGCCTCAAAGGCACCCGACGCGACATGGCCTGTTCCACCGCCCACTTGATCGACATGGCCCGCACCCTCGCCGACCGCGCACTGGATTGCCTGCAACCCGGCCCCGCCAGCAACCCATAA
- the aqpZ gene encoding aquaporin Z, which produces MESIVQKRLIAELLGTFWLTFCGCGSAILAAAFPELGIGFAGVSLAFGLTVLTMAYAVGGISGGHFNPAVTIGLWAGRRVCGADVLPYIAAQVSGAVVAAVALYLIANGQPGFEPGGFAANGYGPLSPGHFDMKSAALAELIATFFFVLIIMRVTAPAAVPGFAPIAIGLALTLIHLVLIPVTNTSVNPARSTGPALFAGVQYLSQLWLFWLAPIVGGLMGALAGRALDDRPAT; this is translated from the coding sequence ATGGAGTCGATTGTGCAAAAGCGTTTGATCGCAGAGCTTCTGGGGACCTTCTGGCTGACCTTCTGCGGGTGCGGCAGCGCCATTCTGGCGGCGGCCTTTCCAGAGTTGGGTATTGGCTTCGCCGGGGTATCGCTGGCGTTTGGTCTGACGGTATTGACCATGGCCTATGCCGTGGGCGGTATCAGCGGCGGGCATTTCAACCCGGCGGTGACCATTGGCCTGTGGGCCGGGCGCCGTGTGTGCGGTGCGGATGTGCTGCCTTACATCGCGGCGCAGGTCAGCGGGGCCGTTGTGGCTGCCGTGGCACTGTACTTGATCGCCAACGGCCAGCCCGGTTTCGAGCCGGGTGGGTTCGCCGCCAATGGTTATGGTCCTTTGAGCCCCGGCCATTTCGACATGAAGTCCGCCGCCCTGGCCGAACTGATTGCCACGTTCTTTTTTGTGTTGATCATCATGCGCGTCACGGCGCCAGCGGCGGTGCCGGGCTTTGCGCCTATCGCCATCGGCCTGGCGCTGACCCTGATCCACCTGGTGCTGATCCCGGTGACCAACACCTCGGTCAACCCCGCGCGAAGCACCGGCCCGGCGTTGTTTGCCGGGGTGCAGTACCTGTCACAGCTCTGGTTGTTCTGGCTGGCGCCAATCGTCGGTGGGTTGATGGGGGCGTTGGCAGGGCGTGCGTTGGATGATCGCCCCGCGACCTGA
- a CDS encoding DUF6124 family protein, protein MSKIVPDPPYPVFVAHEDLSFEDAIANISSLLRCAATTATETAEGLKGTRRDMACSTAHLIDMARTLADRALDCLQPGPASTP, encoded by the coding sequence ATGAGCAAAATCGTCCCCGATCCACCCTATCCTGTTTTTGTTGCCCACGAAGACCTGAGCTTCGAAGACGCCATCGCCAACATTTCCTCGCTGCTACGCTGCGCCGCCACCACGGCCACCGAAACCGCCGAAGGCCTCAAAGGCACCCGGCGCGACATGGCCTGTTCGACCGCGCACTTGATCGACATGGCCCGCACCCTCGCCGACCGCGCACTGGATTGCCTGCAACCCGGACCCGCCAGCACCCCATAA
- a CDS encoding RHS repeat-associated core domain-containing protein — protein MNTGKGITSMDTIKKLGKRIGVLLLALMLNNAAMADTVTYFHNDISGSPMAATDATGNLLWKENYKPYGERLNQSAPSSSNKIGFHGKPFDDATGLSYMGARYYDPVLGRFMGVDSVDFQASNLHSFNRYTYANNNPYKYIDPDGRFAFLIVPAFYALTALAAAATVSAVIKGRGSDDTVGGRGVVAFETPVSQMSDVPRTTTYHNEKAGGEEEAKQSSSKSDKGQRTRGRPWKGEPGSTTDRDAGGNARRFGRDGLPEVDYDGPHPNEAGVGSGHHTHNWDRPPAGLRLTNKDRNISTPYSPLPKR, from the coding sequence ATGAACACAGGTAAAGGAATTACCTCAATGGATACGATAAAGAAGTTGGGCAAACGAATCGGCGTGCTGTTACTGGCGCTGATGCTTAACAACGCCGCAATGGCCGATACTGTCACTTATTTTCACAACGATATATCCGGCAGCCCGATGGCCGCTACCGACGCAACGGGCAACCTGCTGTGGAAGGAAAACTATAAGCCTTACGGGGAGAGGCTGAACCAATCAGCGCCAAGCAGTAGTAATAAGATCGGATTTCACGGCAAACCGTTCGATGACGCAACGGGTTTGTCGTATATGGGGGCACGCTATTACGACCCGGTGCTGGGGCGCTTTATGGGGGTCGATTCGGTCGACTTCCAGGCGTCCAATCTGCACAGTTTCAATCGCTACACCTATGCGAATAACAATCCCTACAAATACATAGATCCGGATGGGCGTTTCGCCTTTCTTATCGTCCCTGCTTTCTATGCGCTTACTGCGCTGGCAGCCGCCGCAACTGTGAGCGCTGTGATTAAAGGCAGAGGCAGCGACGACACCGTGGGTGGTAGGGGGGTTGTGGCCTTTGAGACCCCAGTCTCTCAAATGTCGGACGTGCCGCGCACCACCACCTATCATAATGAGAAGGCCGGCGGCGAGGAGGAAGCTAAGCAAAGCAGTTCTAAATCCGATAAAGGTCAGCGTACTCGCGGGCGGCCGTGGAAGGGAGAACCTGGCTCCACTACAGATCGAGATGCTGGAGGCAATGCTCGTAGGTTCGGGCGCGACGGTTTGCCAGAAGTAGATTACGATGGCCCCCACCCTAATGAGGCAGGGGTCGGGAGCGGCCATCATACTCATAATTGGGATAGGCCCCCAGCTGGTCTCCGGCTAACGAACAAAGATCGCAACATAAGTACTCCTTATAGCCCGTTACCTAAAAGGTGA